A genomic stretch from Flavobacterium sp. KS-LB2 includes:
- a CDS encoding GSCFA domain-containing protein: protein MQFRTQIPISKSNHPLDYNSKIVSLGSCFAENMGDKFQYFKFQSTINPFGIIFNPVSIEKIIHKAINAALFTEKDIFFHNERWHCFDVHSDLSNPNKEDLLASLNALIKSTNQQLAQSTHIIITYGTSWIYRNIESYSIVANCHKVPQKQFKKELLSVEEIEKSIANTLKLIHAVNPNCTIIFTVSPVRHIKDGFVENQVSKSNIISALHKTFDFQLSNINYFPSYEIMMDELRDYRFYAEDMLHPNQVAIDYIWKRFKETTISETAFATMDEVENIQKSLSHKPFNPNSESHLKFQTKVRENIIKLENQYSFMKF, encoded by the coding sequence ATGCAATTCAGAACCCAAATTCCCATTTCTAAAAGTAATCATCCTTTAGATTACAATTCAAAGATTGTCTCTTTAGGTTCTTGTTTTGCTGAAAATATGGGAGATAAATTCCAGTATTTTAAATTTCAAAGCACCATAAATCCTTTCGGGATAATTTTTAATCCAGTTTCTATTGAGAAAATTATCCATAAAGCCATAAATGCAGCATTATTCACCGAAAAAGACATTTTTTTTCACAATGAACGCTGGCATTGTTTTGACGTGCATTCTGATTTGAGTAATCCAAATAAGGAAGATTTATTAGCATCTTTAAATGCACTAATCAAATCAACTAACCAGCAACTAGCCCAATCAACGCATATCATCATAACGTATGGCACTTCATGGATTTATAGAAATATAGAAAGCTATTCTATTGTCGCCAATTGCCATAAAGTGCCACAAAAACAGTTCAAGAAAGAATTGCTTTCTGTTGAAGAAATAGAAAAAAGTATAGCAAATACGCTGAAATTAATTCATGCTGTAAATCCTAATTGCACTATTATTTTCACGGTTTCTCCAGTACGTCACATCAAGGATGGTTTTGTCGAAAATCAGGTAAGTAAATCCAATATAATTAGTGCACTTCATAAGACTTTTGACTTTCAACTTTCGAATATAAATTACTTTCCTTCTTACGAAATCATGATGGATGAACTTCGGGATTACCGTTTTTATGCCGAGGATATGTTGCATCCCAATCAAGTAGCAATCGATTATATTTGGAAGCGTTTTAAGGAAACTACTATTTCTGAAACTGCTTTTGCGACGATGGATGAAGTTGAGAATATCCAAAAAAGCCTTTCGCACAAACCTTTTAACCCCAATTCTGAAAGTCATTTGAAGTTTCAGACTAAAGTTAGAGAAAATATCATTAAATTGGAGAATCAATATTCATTCATGAAATTTTAA
- a CDS encoding DUF4230 domain-containing protein: MLKRILIGIGVIVGIFLLFKYCDFKKNEDQDITYNTNLIQQQILNVGKLVVTEGHFSEVITYKNQQKYLLDMLSFEKKALVVVNADVTVAYDLHLMKYDIDSINKTITIVSIPKEEIKISPDIQFYDVEQSKLNPFTGDDYNKINKSVKANLAKKIEKSSLKTNAQNRLISELSKLLITTSQLGWTLKYDGKVIETEKDFGKQIKL, translated from the coding sequence ATGCTTAAAAGAATACTCATTGGAATAGGAGTTATTGTTGGAATATTTTTATTGTTCAAATATTGCGATTTCAAGAAAAACGAGGATCAAGATATCACCTACAATACTAATCTTATTCAGCAACAAATCCTCAACGTAGGGAAATTAGTAGTAACCGAAGGGCATTTCTCAGAGGTGATAACCTATAAAAATCAGCAAAAATACTTGTTGGATATGCTTTCTTTCGAGAAAAAAGCGTTGGTTGTTGTCAATGCTGATGTGACTGTAGCGTATGATTTGCACCTCATGAAATACGATATTGATTCGATAAACAAAACAATCACAATTGTAAGTATTCCAAAAGAGGAAATTAAAATTAGTCCAGATATTCAGTTTTATGATGTCGAACAAAGTAAATTAAATCCGTTTACCGGAGATGATTATAATAAAATAAACAAATCGGTAAAAGCGAATTTGGCCAAGAAAATTGAGAAATCATCTTTGAAAACCAATGCACAAAATCGACTAATAAGTGAATTGTCTAAACTGTTAATTACTACCAGTCAGTTGGGTTGGACTCTAAAATACGATGGAAAAGTGATTGAAACCGAGAAGGATTTTGGGAAGCAAATCAAATTGTAA
- a CDS encoding aromatic amino acid hydroxylase produces the protein MNSTIESNPLLDRLPKHLKQFIKPQDYNDYTPINQAVWRYVMRKNVAYLSKVAHSSYLEGLKKTGIEIDKIPSMYGMNRILTEIGWAAVAVDGFIPPNAFMEFQAYNVLVIASDIRQLEHIEYTPAPDIIHEGAGHAPIIANPEYAEYLRRFGEIGCKAISSHKDYEMYEAIRLLSIVKEAEDTPQATIDAAEKAVEDLQNNMGELSEMAQIRNLHWWTVEYGLIGTIENPKIYGAGLLSSIGESAHCMTPEVKKIPYDISAANQSFDITKLQPQLYVTPTFAYLNLVLEEFANKMALRTGGLSGIEKLIESNALGTIELSTGIQISGVFSSVIAHEGKPIYIQTTGKTALAYREKELVGHGTLTHPEGFGSPIGKLEGINLAIEDMSPKDLNAYDILESKTVKLEFEGGITVEGEIITGSRNLQGEITLIRFKNCTVTHGETVLFQPEWGVYDMAVGKKVTSAFSGPADVNSFNLISHLPSSKTIKAKHSAERDDLEILYQTVRNIRETKDMQTSLAPIFEKLQNNHPNDWLLAVEIVELLNDRIEPQLLQEIMVYLDQLKNKRPEVAHLIAGGLDLIFDREKA, from the coding sequence ATGAACTCAACTATAGAAAGCAATCCGTTATTAGACCGATTGCCAAAGCACTTAAAACAATTCATTAAACCTCAGGATTATAACGATTATACGCCCATTAATCAAGCGGTTTGGCGTTATGTGATGCGCAAAAATGTAGCATATTTATCAAAAGTGGCGCATAGTTCGTACTTGGAAGGTTTGAAGAAAACAGGAATCGAGATTGACAAGATTCCCAGTATGTACGGTATGAATAGGATTTTAACCGAAATAGGTTGGGCAGCAGTTGCCGTGGATGGATTTATACCACCCAATGCGTTTATGGAATTTCAAGCCTATAATGTGCTTGTAATTGCATCAGACATTCGTCAGCTCGAACATATAGAATACACGCCTGCACCGGATATTATTCACGAAGGTGCTGGTCATGCGCCCATTATTGCCAATCCAGAATATGCGGAATACTTGCGTCGTTTTGGAGAGATCGGTTGCAAAGCGATTTCTTCACACAAAGACTACGAAATGTACGAAGCGATTCGACTTCTTTCGATTGTGAAAGAGGCCGAAGATACGCCACAAGCTACGATTGATGCTGCTGAAAAAGCTGTGGAAGACTTACAGAATAATATGGGTGAATTATCCGAAATGGCACAGATACGAAACCTACACTGGTGGACTGTAGAATATGGACTGATTGGAACCATAGAAAATCCAAAAATTTACGGTGCTGGCTTACTGTCTTCTATTGGTGAAAGTGCACATTGTATGACACCGGAAGTGAAGAAAATACCGTATGATATATCAGCAGCCAACCAAAGTTTTGACATTACTAAACTGCAACCACAATTGTATGTTACGCCAACATTTGCCTATCTGAATTTGGTTTTAGAAGAATTTGCCAATAAAATGGCACTTCGAACTGGCGGTTTATCTGGGATTGAAAAACTAATCGAATCGAATGCTTTAGGAACCATTGAATTGAGTACCGGTATACAAATTTCAGGTGTTTTCAGCTCTGTAATTGCACATGAGGGCAAACCTATTTACATACAAACTACAGGTAAAACAGCTTTGGCTTACAGAGAAAAAGAACTTGTAGGGCATGGAACTTTGACACACCCAGAAGGCTTTGGAAGTCCAATAGGAAAACTAGAAGGCATCAACTTAGCTATTGAGGACATGAGTCCAAAAGACTTGAATGCCTACGACATTTTAGAATCAAAAACCGTAAAACTAGAGTTTGAAGGTGGAATCACTGTTGAAGGTGAAATCATTACCGGCTCCCGAAACTTGCAAGGAGAAATTACCTTGATTCGTTTTAAAAACTGTACTGTGACGCACGGCGAAACCGTTTTGTTCCAGCCTGAATGGGGTGTTTACGATATGGCAGTGGGTAAGAAAGTGACTTCAGCTTTTTCAGGCCCTGCTGATGTGAATAGTTTTAACCTGATTTCGCACCTACCGTCCAGCAAAACGATTAAAGCAAAACATTCAGCGGAGCGCGATGATTTAGAAATTTTATACCAAACGGTTCGAAACATAAGAGAAACAAAGGATATGCAAACCTCTTTGGCTCCAATTTTTGAAAAACTACAAAACAACCACCCAAACGATTGGTTGCTAGCCGTTGAAATTGTTGAACTTTTGAACGATAGAATCGAACCACAATTGTTGCAAGAAATAATGGTTTATCTGGATCAATTAAAAAACAAAAGACCTGAAGTAGCACATTTGATTGCTGGTGGTTTAGACTTGATTTTTGACAGAGAGAAAGCTTAG
- a CDS encoding esterase-like activity of phytase family protein, with translation MRKLFFLVVLPAFLLSCSNLKQTVENKPTPSLKLISSIEIPFDETFQNTKVGGLSGIDYDVKNDLYYLICDDRSVFNDSRFYTAKIRLFENKLESIDFQSVSTLKNGTGTTYGNWNTTPTTSSDPEDIRFNAKTNTLVWSSEGARVITAEKEVLQDPSLNFMDLKGDFLSNVTLPENLKMQQQEKGPRNNGTLEGITFDKKYKNIYTNIEEPLFEDGDQANTRKGGLIRIYQFDAKTKKNTAQFGYKLEPIALEPNPKGSFAVNGISAIQYYGKNQLLVVERSYSTGTQACTVKVFLCDLKKATNVKNHPSLLNQKYELASKKLILNMDDLGIFIDNIEGLTFGPKLANGNSSLIFVSDNNFSDKQKTQVLVFELVK, from the coding sequence ATGCGTAAATTATTTTTTCTTGTCGTTTTACCAGCTTTTCTTCTTTCTTGTTCCAATTTAAAACAAACCGTTGAAAACAAACCAACTCCCAGTTTAAAACTAATCAGTTCGATTGAAATTCCATTTGATGAAACGTTTCAGAATACAAAAGTGGGCGGATTGTCTGGAATAGATTATGATGTAAAAAACGATTTGTATTACCTGATTTGTGATGATCGATCGGTGTTTAACGATTCCAGATTTTATACTGCAAAAATTCGTTTGTTCGAAAATAAATTAGAAAGTATCGATTTCCAAAGTGTTAGCACTTTGAAAAATGGAACTGGAACAACGTATGGAAATTGGAACACCACACCAACCACTTCATCAGATCCAGAAGATATTCGATTCAATGCAAAAACGAATACTTTGGTTTGGAGTAGCGAAGGTGCGCGAGTGATAACTGCCGAAAAAGAAGTTTTACAAGATCCTTCCTTGAATTTCATGGATTTAAAAGGTGATTTTCTAAGCAATGTCACATTACCAGAAAATTTAAAAATGCAGCAACAAGAAAAAGGGCCAAGAAATAATGGAACTCTAGAAGGAATCACTTTTGACAAAAAGTATAAAAACATTTACACCAACATTGAAGAACCTTTATTTGAAGATGGTGACCAAGCCAATACAAGAAAAGGAGGTTTAATCCGAATCTATCAATTTGATGCGAAAACTAAAAAGAATACCGCTCAATTCGGCTATAAATTAGAACCCATTGCTCTTGAACCCAATCCAAAAGGAAGTTTTGCAGTGAATGGTATTTCAGCAATTCAGTATTATGGTAAAAATCAGTTATTAGTAGTGGAACGCTCCTACTCAACCGGTACGCAAGCCTGCACAGTAAAAGTATTTTTATGTGATTTAAAAAAAGCAACTAATGTTAAAAATCACCCTTCCTTACTAAACCAAAAATACGAATTAGCTTCTAAAAAACTGATTCTAAACATGGATGATTTGGGTATTTTTATTGATAATATTGAAGGACTCACTTTTGGACCAAAATTAGCCAATGGTAATTCCTCCTTGATTTTTGTATCTGATAATAATTTCTCGGATAAACAAAAAACGCAGGTATTGGTGTTTGAGTTGGTGAAGTAG
- a CDS encoding group III truncated hemoglobin: MTPQIDITTFEDIKLLVDTFYSKVQKDEFIGPIFNEKIGNRWPEHLEKMYRFWQTILLEVHSYSGSPFPPHKQLPVAKEHFDRWMEIFTQTTDSLFAGPLADEAKYRAKNMAEMFNYKIDYFRNLEKNQTNNS; encoded by the coding sequence ATGACACCACAAATAGACATTACTACATTCGAAGATATCAAATTACTAGTTGATACTTTTTATTCTAAAGTTCAAAAAGACGAATTCATTGGCCCCATATTCAACGAAAAAATAGGCAACCGCTGGCCGGAACATCTAGAAAAAATGTATCGCTTTTGGCAAACTATCTTACTCGAAGTACATTCGTATTCCGGAAGTCCCTTTCCGCCTCACAAACAATTACCAGTTGCCAAAGAACATTTTGACCGATGGATGGAAATTTTCACACAAACTACCGATAGTTTATTTGCAGGGCCATTAGCCGATGAAGCGAAATACCGCGCTAAAAACATGGCAGAAATGTTCAATTACAAAATTGATTATTTCCGCAATCTTGAAAAAAACCAAACGAACAATTCGTAG
- a CDS encoding DUF4136 domain-containing protein, whose product MKAIKLLPVLLLLVVASCSSVRVYSDFDNKVDFSQYKTYAFHKKGIDKVEISELDKKRILNAIDRELSNKGMTKSENPDLLINILTKERERIDVNQYNAGWGYGWGWGWNPYLWGGRSSYVSSSTEGTLYIDLIDAKKKELVWQGEGVGYLTENRKEKEKQINEFVAKILEQFPPKAK is encoded by the coding sequence ATGAAAGCAATTAAACTCCTTCCCGTACTCCTACTGCTCGTAGTTGCCTCTTGCAGTTCCGTAAGAGTCTATTCTGATTTTGATAATAAAGTAGATTTTAGCCAATATAAAACCTATGCTTTTCACAAAAAAGGAATTGATAAAGTTGAAATTTCAGAATTAGATAAGAAAAGAATACTCAATGCCATAGATCGTGAATTAAGTAATAAAGGAATGACCAAAAGTGAAAATCCAGACTTGCTAATCAACATACTAACCAAAGAAAGAGAACGAATTGACGTAAACCAATACAACGCAGGTTGGGGTTACGGATGGGGATGGGGATGGAATCCTTATTTATGGGGAGGACGCAGCAGTTATGTTTCCTCATCCACAGAGGGAACATTGTATATCGATTTAATTGATGCCAAGAAAAAAGAATTGGTTTGGCAAGGCGAGGGTGTTGGGTATTTGACAGAAAATCGCAAAGAAAAAGAAAAACAAATTAATGAATTTGTGGCTAAAATTTTAGAGCAATTTCCGCCGAAAGCAAAATAG
- a CDS encoding urocanate hydratase, protein MTFQEQIQQGIPSVLPKPKPYETDINHAPKRKEILSTAEKKLALRNALRYFEPQHHAELIKEFSEELETYGRIYMYRLRPDYKMYARPITEYPGKCEQAKAIMLMIQNNLDYAVAQHPHELITYGGNGAVFQNWAQYLLTMQYLSEMTDEQTLTMYSGHPMGLFPSHKEAPRVVVTNGMVIPNYSKPDDWEKMNALGVSQYGQMTAGSYMYIGPQGIVHGTTITVLNGFRKIKRSPKGGLFVTSGLGGMSGAQPKAGNIAGCITVCAEVNPKITHIRYSQGWINEVIENVDELVKRVTLAQANNEIVSIAYLGNVVDVWEKFDEENIHIDLGSDQTSLHNPWAGGYYPADISFEEANEMMADNPDLFKTKVQETLRRHTTAINKHTTKGTYFFDYGNAFLLEASRAGADVMAENHIDFRYPSYVQDIMGPMCFDYGFGPFRWVCASGKPEDLAKTDLIACQVLEEMAKTAPEEIQQQMQDNIHWIKGAQENKLVVGSQARILYADAEGRVKIAEAFNKAIANGEIGTVVLGRDHHDVSGTDSPYRETSNINDGSRFTADMAIQNVIGDSFRGATWVSIHNGGGVGWGEVINGGFGMVLDGSKEASKRLASMLFWDVNNGISRRSWARNDGAVFAIKRAMETQPLLKVTIPNIVADNLLNF, encoded by the coding sequence ATGACTTTCCAAGAACAAATCCAACAAGGAATTCCTTCGGTTTTACCAAAACCAAAACCCTACGAAACAGATATCAATCACGCACCAAAGCGCAAAGAAATCCTTTCGACAGCAGAAAAAAAACTGGCTTTACGCAATGCCTTACGTTATTTTGAACCGCAACATCACGCCGAATTAATTAAAGAATTCTCGGAAGAACTAGAAACCTACGGTCGTATTTATATGTACCGTTTGCGTCCGGATTATAAAATGTATGCGCGACCGATTACTGAATATCCTGGAAAATGCGAACAGGCGAAAGCGATTATGCTAATGATTCAGAACAATTTGGATTATGCGGTAGCACAACATCCGCATGAGCTGATTACGTACGGTGGCAATGGCGCCGTTTTCCAAAACTGGGCACAGTATTTATTGACGATGCAATATTTATCGGAAATGACCGACGAGCAAACCTTAACCATGTATTCCGGGCACCCTATGGGATTATTTCCTTCACATAAGGAAGCACCACGAGTTGTAGTAACAAACGGAATGGTAATTCCTAATTATTCTAAACCGGACGATTGGGAAAAAATGAATGCATTGGGCGTTTCTCAATACGGACAAATGACCGCAGGAAGTTACATGTACATTGGTCCACAAGGAATTGTGCATGGAACAACAATTACGGTTTTAAATGGTTTTCGTAAAATAAAACGCAGTCCAAAAGGCGGTTTATTTGTTACTTCCGGATTAGGTGGAATGTCTGGAGCACAACCAAAGGCCGGAAATATTGCTGGTTGTATCACCGTTTGTGCCGAAGTAAACCCAAAAATAACGCACATTCGTTACAGTCAGGGATGGATCAATGAAGTCATTGAAAATGTTGATGAATTAGTAAAAAGAGTAACTTTGGCGCAGGCCAATAATGAAATTGTTTCCATCGCCTATCTTGGAAACGTGGTTGATGTTTGGGAAAAATTTGACGAAGAAAACATCCACATCGATTTAGGATCCGATCAGACTTCTCTACATAATCCTTGGGCGGGCGGTTATTATCCTGCCGATATTTCTTTTGAAGAAGCTAATGAAATGATGGCTGATAATCCTGATTTATTTAAAACAAAAGTTCAGGAAACCCTACGCAGACACACAACTGCTATCAATAAACATACTACCAAAGGAACTTATTTCTTTGATTACGGAAATGCTTTTTTATTAGAGGCTTCCCGCGCTGGTGCTGATGTTATGGCAGAAAACCATATCGATTTCAGGTATCCAAGCTATGTACAGGATATTATGGGACCTATGTGTTTTGATTATGGGTTTGGCCCATTCCGTTGGGTTTGTGCTTCGGGAAAGCCAGAGGATTTAGCAAAAACTGATTTAATTGCTTGCCAAGTTCTAGAAGAAATGGCAAAAACTGCTCCCGAAGAAATTCAACAACAAATGCAGGATAACATTCACTGGATCAAAGGAGCTCAGGAAAACAAATTAGTTGTAGGTTCACAAGCCCGCATCCTTTATGCTGATGCTGAAGGTCGCGTGAAAATTGCCGAAGCGTTTAATAAGGCTATTGCCAATGGCGAAATAGGAACGGTCGTTTTAGGTCGCGATCATCATGATGTTTCCGGTACCGATTCCCCTTACAGAGAAACATCAAATATCAATGACGGCTCCCGTTTTACAGCAGATATGGCCATTCAAAACGTCATTGGAGACAGCTTTCGAGGCGCTACTTGGGTGTCTATTCACAATGGTGGTGGCGTGGGTTGGGGCGAGGTAATTAACGGTGGTTTTGGTATGGTTCTTGATGGATCTAAAGAAGCTTCAAAGCGTTTAGCATCAATGCTTTTCTGGGATGTCAACAATGGGATTTCCCGAAGAAGTTGGGCTAGAAATGACGGAGCCGTATTTGCTATAAAAAGAGCGATGGAGACGCAACCTTTATTAAAAGTAACCATCCCTAATATAGTTGCCGACAATTTGTTGAATTTTTAA
- a CDS encoding DUF5522 domain-containing protein, with product MIDQSNENKLIEGEDFYYTPEGYKCFTEKHHLKRGYCCKSGCRHCPYGFDKKTGTNKK from the coding sequence ATGATTGACCAAAGTAATGAAAATAAATTGATAGAAGGGGAAGATTTCTATTACACTCCGGAAGGATACAAATGTTTTACTGAAAAACACCATTTAAAACGAGGGTATTGCTGTAAAAGTGGTTGTCGCCATTGTCCGTATGGTTTTGACAAAAAAACAGGAACCAATAAAAAGTAA
- a CDS encoding T9SS type A sorting domain-containing protein, which produces MDSKLLKQTLLIVTGLLLQNSVNAQMYVSPNSYVFANNEVVFVKQQLELNAASSNFYLRKDAQLVQGSTSGSTNKGLGNLSVFQEGTTNNFQFNYWCSPVGGSNASEGNSAFGITQLKDVVDLTTSNNPTVLAMNNFNGTASPLAIAPYWVFKLTASSSYSDWIQVGGNSNINAGEGFTMKGTSGTNLTTVNGVQNNPLAQQRYDFRGKPNDGTISIPVAFDQFTLTGNPYPSAIDLSAFLIEQTNCTGIAYFWEQDKTVNSHFIADYKGGYGAYSPGTIGSTGVYVPATFYSYDGSGNEGAGSVSGGDYERRFSPIGQGFMIDGSANGTVEMKNSYRVFVKEAAVSHSQFNKTAGATKPKSNTEYLSRIPSVSGFDYTKVSLAPTPQIRFNTLLNNQGVRQLVLAFIPGATDGVDRAMDAISSSDDSPADIYFVIDNEEYLINAVNFDIDKKIPIGFKNTNQANFKITVKGVENFTSANAVYLHDKTTDLYHDIKNDFYELTLPGGVNNTQFEITFKTNTTLGVEEALRKNFVVYQDNVAKNLTISNPLMLDLISCNLYDVAGKLIFNKKDLGVNSSYTFSTSGLSDGVYIVKVATKDKIEVGQKIIIRR; this is translated from the coding sequence ATGGACTCAAAATTACTTAAACAAACATTACTTATTGTTACTGGATTATTATTGCAGAATAGTGTGAATGCCCAGATGTATGTAAGTCCTAATAGCTACGTTTTTGCAAATAATGAAGTGGTTTTTGTAAAACAACAACTGGAATTAAATGCAGCTAGTAGTAATTTCTATCTAAGAAAGGATGCTCAATTGGTTCAAGGTTCAACATCGGGAAGTACAAATAAAGGTCTTGGTAATTTGTCTGTTTTTCAAGAAGGTACTACAAATAATTTTCAATTTAATTATTGGTGTTCACCAGTTGGAGGCAGTAATGCTAGTGAGGGAAACTCTGCTTTTGGAATTACACAACTTAAAGATGTTGTTGATTTGACAACTAGTAATAATCCGACTGTTTTGGCAATGAATAATTTCAATGGTACCGCCAGTCCATTAGCAATAGCGCCTTATTGGGTTTTTAAGTTAACTGCTTCGTCGAGTTATTCAGATTGGATTCAGGTAGGAGGAAATTCTAATATAAACGCTGGTGAAGGTTTTACAATGAAGGGAACATCAGGTACTAACTTGACTACTGTAAACGGAGTTCAAAATAATCCCTTAGCACAACAAAGATATGATTTTAGGGGCAAGCCAAATGATGGGACTATTTCTATTCCTGTAGCCTTTGATCAATTTACATTGACAGGAAATCCGTATCCATCTGCAATTGATTTGTCTGCTTTTTTAATTGAACAAACAAATTGTACCGGAATTGCCTATTTCTGGGAGCAAGATAAAACAGTTAATTCTCATTTTATCGCCGATTATAAAGGTGGTTATGGCGCTTATTCTCCTGGTACTATTGGGAGTACAGGGGTTTACGTTCCAGCTACTTTTTACTCATACGATGGATCTGGAAATGAAGGGGCTGGTTCGGTTTCTGGAGGAGATTATGAAAGACGTTTTTCTCCTATTGGGCAAGGTTTCATGATTGATGGAAGCGCAAATGGAACAGTAGAAATGAAAAATAGTTATAGAGTTTTTGTTAAAGAAGCAGCTGTAAGTCATTCTCAATTTAATAAAACAGCTGGCGCAACTAAACCAAAATCCAATACCGAGTATTTGTCTAGAATTCCATCTGTTTCAGGTTTTGATTATACAAAAGTTAGTCTCGCACCAACACCACAAATACGATTTAATACTTTATTGAATAATCAAGGAGTCCGTCAACTTGTTTTAGCATTTATTCCCGGAGCGACTGATGGCGTTGATCGTGCGATGGATGCAATATCTTCTAGTGATGATAGTCCAGCTGATATTTATTTTGTGATAGACAATGAAGAGTACCTTATCAATGCAGTAAATTTTGATATTGATAAAAAAATTCCAATTGGTTTTAAAAATACAAATCAAGCTAATTTTAAGATTACTGTGAAAGGAGTCGAGAATTTTACAAGCGCAAATGCTGTTTATTTACACGATAAAACAACGGACTTGTACCATGACATCAAAAATGATTTCTATGAGTTAACATTGCCGGGAGGAGTAAACAATACGCAGTTTGAAATTACTTTTAAAACCAATACGACATTGGGAGTTGAAGAAGCATTGCGTAAAAATTTTGTAGTGTATCAGGATAATGTTGCTAAGAACTTAACGATTAGTAATCCATTAATGCTAGATCTTATTTCTTGTAATTTGTATGATGTAGCTGGTAAATTAATTTTCAATAAAAAAGATTTGGGAGTAAATTCGTCTTATACTTTCTCTACTTCGGGACTAAGTGACGGAGTTTATATTGTTAAAGTTGCAACTAAAGATAAGATAGAAGTTGGCCAGAAAATAATCATCCGAAGATAA
- a CDS encoding 1-aminocyclopropane-1-carboxylate deaminase/D-cysteine desulfhydrase has protein sequence MNQHLTSPFLNSIGVAIKREDLIHPFVSGNKFRKLKYNLLQAKTENNETLLTFGGAFSNHIAAVAFAGKEKGFKTIGIIRGDELRDKISGNPTLSFAQNCGMQLEFISREEYRLKSEVSFLENLKQQFGDFYLIPEGGTNALAIKGCQEILTPEDAEFDYICCAIGTGGTISGIINSVLPHQKVLGFPALKGDFLKEEIRSFVHKDNWELITDYHFGGYGKVNEALVQFINAFYAENQIPLDPIYTGKMVFGVIDLIQKNYFPAESKILLIHTGGIQGIQGMNLKLRNKQLPTIDINV, from the coding sequence TTGAATCAACACCTAACATCTCCTTTTCTAAACTCTATTGGTGTAGCCATTAAAAGAGAAGATTTGATACATCCTTTTGTTTCAGGAAATAAATTCCGAAAGCTGAAATACAATTTGCTTCAGGCTAAAACAGAAAATAACGAAACGCTGTTGACTTTTGGTGGTGCTTTTTCAAATCATATTGCAGCAGTTGCTTTTGCAGGAAAGGAAAAAGGATTTAAAACTATCGGGATTATTCGTGGAGACGAACTAAGGGATAAAATTTCGGGAAATCCTACGTTGTCATTTGCTCAAAACTGCGGAATGCAACTGGAATTTATTTCAAGAGAAGAGTACCGATTAAAAAGTGAGGTTTCATTTTTAGAAAACTTAAAACAGCAATTTGGGGATTTTTATCTAATACCTGAAGGTGGAACAAATGCCTTAGCAATCAAGGGATGTCAGGAAATTCTAACTCCGGAAGATGCTGAATTTGATTATATTTGTTGTGCGATAGGAACTGGCGGAACTATTTCAGGAATTATAAATAGTGTTTTACCGCACCAAAAAGTTTTAGGATTTCCTGCTTTAAAAGGAGACTTTTTAAAAGAGGAAATTCGTAGTTTTGTACACAAGGACAATTGGGAATTAATAACAGACTATCATTTTGGCGGATACGGAAAAGTAAATGAAGCCTTAGTACAGTTTATTAATGCGTTTTATGCTGAAAACCAGATTCCTCTAGATCCTATTTATACTGGAAAGATGGTTTTTGGCGTTATAGATTTAATTCAAAAAAACTATTTTCCTGCTGAATCAAAAATTTTACTAATTCATACCGGTGGAATTCAAGGAATTCAAGGAATGAATTTAAAATTAAGAAACAAACAATTACCAACAATCGATATTAATGTTTAA